In Terriglobales bacterium, a genomic segment contains:
- the fbp gene encoding fructose-1,6-bisphosphate aldolase/phosphatase, producing MKTTLTVIKADVGSIGGHIAPSKHLLERVAQVVESAGRALIQDHYIGFTGDDIAILMTHDHGVGDSRVHKLAWDAFVEGTEIAKEEGLYGAGQDLLKDSFSGNVKGLGPACAEMEIDERPNEPFLFFAADKTDPGAFNLPLFLTFADVMTTPGLILSPKLSQGFRWVVMDVGYTEGDRIIELVTPEEIYDLAALLRDNERFVVESVWSRATGEQAAVVATSRLHNIAGRYTGKDDPVMLVRSQMNFPATGEILAPFSIGHYVAGGMRGSHNMPLMPVPLRTPTSYFDGPPLVSCAAFCVHNTRLTEPADCFAHPFWDEVRNQVSRKAIDMRRQGFSGAAMLPMAELEYTGVMDKLARLEKRFTVREEKAAA from the coding sequence ATGAAAACTACGCTCACTGTCATCAAGGCTGATGTCGGCTCGATCGGCGGCCACATTGCGCCCTCCAAGCACCTGCTGGAGCGCGTCGCGCAGGTGGTCGAGTCCGCCGGCCGGGCGCTCATCCAGGACCATTACATCGGCTTCACCGGCGACGACATTGCCATCCTCATGACTCACGACCACGGCGTCGGCGACTCACGCGTCCACAAGCTGGCCTGGGACGCCTTCGTCGAAGGCACCGAGATCGCCAAGGAAGAAGGGCTCTATGGCGCCGGACAGGATCTGCTCAAGGATTCCTTTTCCGGCAACGTGAAAGGACTCGGCCCGGCCTGCGCCGAGATGGAGATCGACGAGCGTCCCAACGAGCCCTTCCTGTTCTTCGCCGCCGACAAGACCGATCCCGGCGCGTTCAACCTGCCGCTCTTCCTGACTTTCGCCGACGTGATGACCACGCCCGGCCTCATCCTTTCTCCCAAGCTCAGCCAGGGCTTCCGCTGGGTGGTGATGGACGTCGGCTACACCGAAGGCGACCGCATCATCGAGCTGGTGACGCCGGAGGAGATCTACGACCTGGCCGCGCTGCTGCGGGACAACGAGCGCTTCGTGGTGGAATCGGTGTGGTCGCGGGCCACTGGCGAGCAGGCGGCCGTGGTCGCCACCTCGCGCCTGCACAACATCGCCGGACGCTACACCGGCAAGGACGACCCCGTCATGCTGGTGCGCAGCCAGATGAACTTCCCCGCCACCGGTGAGATCCTGGCGCCGTTCTCCATCGGGCACTATGTCGCCGGCGGCATGCGCGGTTCGCACAACATGCCGCTGATGCCGGTCCCGCTGCGCACGCCGACCTCCTATTTTGACGGGCCGCCGCTGGTCTCCTGTGCTGCGTTCTGCGTGCACAACACGCGGCTCACGGAACCGGCCGATTGCTTCGCGCATCCGTTCTGGGACGAGGTGCGCAACCAGGTGAGCCGCAAGGCCATCGACATGCGCCGCCAGGGCTTCAGCGGCGCCGCCATGCTGCCCATGGCGGAGCTGGAGTATACCGGCGTGATGGACAAGCTCGCCCGGCTGGAGAAGCGCTTCACGGTGCGCGAGGAAAAAGCCGCAGCCTGA
- a CDS encoding DUF4910 domain-containing protein, producing the protein MRLTCLAALLTLAPLAAAQHLVKPEVFNAIAGEYSGEGAQENTRNIIQYHRIQGSPMMAEVAENVVLTRLKSYGIEARLEQFPSDGRTKYATMTSPMAWDMRGGELWVTAAAKSGFQAYRLCRYGDVPMCVSTYSKGGEWEGELVDVGKGTEAKHYQGTDVRGKVALAYGYAADVVRQAVLKHGAAGVVIYPDPLDRPDHPDMVRYNGIWPRAEELEKTRGGFQVSANQYHELKKLMAAGPVRVRGQIDATLGAGNLTLVHAWIRGAEEPEREIMITAHLDHPKWSANDNASGSGAILEMARTLHALIAAGKLPRPKLTLHFMWIPEHFGTHAYLDNHPEARKCRTWQSVRPPDTKGPPEPCILANLNLDMVGEDTVKTNSRLSITRSPDSVPSFLDALLADVLQQTREANLRAPTGTRHQWPASQDPISLGSDHENFLSLGIPSAMFVHEGDWTHHTSEDMIDKTDAGEFLRTGVLAGTAAYWLASASDAAWDRLLMMMKADQLRERLRCIAIDLARADSPAVERRLRLNQAVADGLAAELSAGTAALGKERVAPSPEPLTSASMSGLRKLVRLPLAGDVFDDLAPDDRAWWDQQEARFAAERANAAGAPDFDMLLWETLNFMDGRRSAAEIADLLSAEFLVDVD; encoded by the coding sequence ATGAGACTGACCTGCCTCGCTGCACTGCTCACGCTCGCACCGCTTGCTGCCGCGCAACATCTTGTGAAACCAGAGGTCTTCAACGCGATCGCTGGCGAGTACTCCGGCGAAGGCGCACAGGAAAACACGCGCAACATCATCCAGTACCACCGCATCCAGGGCTCGCCCATGATGGCCGAAGTGGCGGAGAACGTGGTGCTCACCCGTCTGAAGTCCTACGGCATCGAGGCGCGGCTGGAGCAATTCCCCTCCGACGGCAGGACCAAGTACGCCACCATGACCTCGCCCATGGCCTGGGACATGCGCGGCGGCGAACTCTGGGTGACCGCCGCCGCCAAGTCCGGCTTCCAGGCTTACCGCCTCTGCCGTTACGGCGACGTGCCCATGTGCGTTTCCACCTACTCCAAGGGTGGCGAATGGGAAGGCGAACTTGTGGACGTCGGCAAAGGTACGGAAGCCAAGCACTACCAAGGCACGGATGTGCGCGGCAAAGTCGCCCTGGCGTACGGCTACGCCGCGGACGTCGTCCGACAGGCGGTGCTGAAACACGGCGCGGCAGGCGTGGTGATCTACCCCGATCCGCTGGATCGCCCCGACCATCCGGACATGGTCCGCTACAACGGCATCTGGCCGCGCGCCGAGGAACTGGAGAAGACGCGGGGCGGCTTCCAGGTCTCAGCCAACCAGTATCACGAACTGAAGAAGCTGATGGCCGCAGGGCCGGTGCGCGTCCGCGGGCAAATTGACGCCACGCTTGGGGCTGGAAACCTGACCCTCGTGCACGCCTGGATCCGCGGTGCCGAGGAACCGGAACGCGAAATCATGATCACGGCACATCTCGACCATCCCAAGTGGAGCGCCAACGACAACGCCTCTGGCTCCGGCGCGATCCTGGAAATGGCCCGCACGTTGCACGCACTCATCGCTGCCGGCAAGCTGCCGCGGCCCAAGCTGACGCTTCATTTCATGTGGATCCCCGAACATTTCGGCACGCATGCTTATCTGGATAACCACCCGGAAGCACGCAAGTGCCGCACGTGGCAGTCCGTGCGTCCGCCCGACACCAAGGGTCCGCCCGAACCCTGCATCCTCGCCAACCTCAACCTGGACATGGTGGGCGAGGACACCGTCAAGACCAACTCGCGCCTTTCCATTACCCGCAGCCCGGATTCCGTGCCTTCATTCCTCGATGCTCTGCTCGCGGATGTGCTCCAGCAGACGCGCGAAGCCAACCTTCGTGCTCCCACCGGAACACGCCACCAATGGCCTGCGAGCCAGGATCCGATCAGCCTGGGCAGCGATCATGAGAACTTTCTCAGCCTCGGCATTCCCTCGGCCATGTTCGTGCATGAGGGCGACTGGACACACCATACCAGCGAAGACATGATCGACAAGACCGACGCCGGCGAGTTCCTGCGCACCGGTGTGCTGGCCGGCACTGCGGCCTACTGGCTGGCCTCCGCGAGCGACGCCGCCTGGGACCGCCTGCTGATGATGATGAAGGCCGACCAGCTCCGCGAGCGCCTGCGCTGCATTGCGATTGATCTCGCGCGCGCCGATTCGCCGGCCGTCGAGCGCCGCCTGCGGCTGAATCAGGCTGTGGCCGACGGTCTCGCGGCAGAACTCAGCGCCGGAACCGCGGCTCTTGGCAAGGAGCGCGTGGCGCCCTCGCCAGAGCCATTGACGTCAGCTTCGATGTCCGGCCTTCGCAAGCTCGTTCGCCTTCCTCTGGCCGGCGACGTCTTCGACGACCTCGCTCCCGACGACCGTGCATGGTGGGACCAGCAAGAAGCCCGCTTCGCGGCGGAGCGCGCCAACGCCGCCGGCGCGCCCGACTTCGACATGCTGTTGTGGGAGACGCTCAACTTCATGGACGGGCGGCGCTCCGCCGCTGAGATTGCCGACCTCCTCTCCGCCGAGTTCCTTGTAGATGTGGACTAG
- the murJ gene encoding murein biosynthesis integral membrane protein MurJ, giving the protein MKGASTADAPPPPPRPGNWAARLTDPLHAHTAFSATLLLASAVMVSRVIGYLREAYIAYAFGAGPETDAYVAAFTLPDWLNYLAAGGAASITFITIYSRHSAEGREDEAQKAFSIILTVMTAVLTVGVVLGAVFARPIERAIFPKFTEEQLDLCVSLTRILLPAQIFFYAGAIVSAVLMSRRYFLFPALGPLLYNVGIIAGGVLLGSRLGVASLAVGALAGCIAGPFLVNALGAARAGVRYRVLFAVRDPVFLEWLRKSIPLMLGVTLVAADEWILRFFASGSVGDITRLNYAKRLFAVPIAVLGQATAQATLPFFAGLYGEKRFGDFAAAVNKAVGRVTAVALLATAWMAVAALPAVDLVYRRGRFHFSDSTETAAYFFWFSLSLALWAAQGLYARAFYAAGDTMTPMVAGTVVTMLSLPVYAWLFDARDVIGLAMASDIGILAHTVVLAVWLSRQGRVPLAGLPWGELVKAAVTALVAWAAASGVSRMVAIDGSHRADLTALALISVTWAGAVAAGLWLTRSQILGWLRRRP; this is encoded by the coding sequence ATGAAAGGGGCCTCGACCGCCGACGCACCGCCGCCCCCGCCACGGCCCGGCAACTGGGCTGCGCGCCTGACCGATCCCCTGCACGCCCACACCGCTTTTTCCGCCACGCTTCTGCTGGCGAGCGCAGTTATGGTGTCGCGCGTGATCGGCTACCTGCGCGAGGCCTACATCGCCTACGCCTTCGGCGCCGGGCCGGAGACCGACGCCTACGTCGCCGCTTTCACGCTGCCGGATTGGCTGAACTATCTGGCTGCGGGAGGCGCGGCCTCCATCACGTTCATCACCATCTACAGCCGCCATTCCGCGGAAGGCCGGGAGGACGAGGCGCAGAAGGCGTTCTCCATCATTCTCACGGTGATGACCGCGGTGCTGACGGTGGGTGTGGTGCTGGGCGCGGTGTTCGCGCGGCCCATCGAACGCGCCATCTTCCCCAAGTTCACCGAGGAGCAACTGGACCTGTGCGTCTCGCTTACTCGCATCCTGCTGCCGGCGCAGATTTTTTTCTACGCGGGGGCGATCGTCTCGGCGGTGCTGATGTCGCGCCGCTACTTCCTGTTTCCGGCGCTGGGCCCGCTGCTCTACAACGTAGGAATTATTGCGGGCGGAGTGCTGCTGGGCTCGCGGCTGGGTGTGGCTTCGCTCGCCGTGGGTGCGCTGGCCGGGTGCATCGCCGGGCCGTTCCTGGTGAACGCGCTGGGAGCGGCGCGCGCCGGCGTTCGCTACCGCGTGTTGTTCGCCGTGCGCGATCCCGTGTTCCTGGAGTGGCTGCGCAAGTCCATCCCGCTGATGTTGGGAGTGACATTGGTCGCGGCGGACGAATGGATCCTGCGCTTCTTCGCCTCCGGAAGCGTGGGCGACATCACCCGGCTGAACTACGCCAAGCGGCTGTTCGCAGTGCCCATCGCGGTGCTGGGCCAGGCCACGGCGCAGGCCACGTTGCCGTTCTTTGCCGGCCTTTACGGCGAGAAACGGTTCGGCGATTTCGCCGCCGCGGTGAATAAAGCTGTGGGACGGGTGACCGCGGTAGCTCTGCTGGCCACGGCCTGGATGGCAGTGGCGGCGCTGCCGGCCGTGGACCTGGTGTACCGGCGCGGGCGGTTCCATTTCTCCGACTCCACGGAGACCGCCGCCTACTTTTTCTGGTTCTCACTGTCGCTGGCGCTGTGGGCGGCGCAGGGACTGTACGCGCGCGCGTTCTATGCCGCTGGCGACACCATGACGCCCATGGTGGCGGGCACCGTAGTCACTATGCTCTCGCTGCCGGTCTATGCGTGGCTGTTCGATGCCCGGGATGTTATCGGGTTGGCGATGGCGTCCGATATCGGGATACTGGCGCACACCGTCGTGCTGGCCGTATGGCTCAGTCGACAGGGACGCGTGCCGCTGGCGGGACTGCCCTGGGGCGAACTGGTGAAGGCCGCGGTCACCGCGCTGGTGGCATGGGCGGCGGCCTCGGGCGTCTCCCGCATGGTGGCCATCGATGGCAGCCATCGCGCAGACCTCACGGCGCTGGCGCTGATCTCTGTGACCTGGGCGGGCGCGGTGGCCGCCGGACTGTGGCTGACGCGCTCGCAGATCCTCGGCTGGCTGCGGCGACGGCCATGA
- a CDS encoding RNB domain-containing ribonuclease, with translation MISDAALLRHIERQPKRTATLKQLLRELGVRGEERREFRALLDKLVRRGELTQVGSERYALPAAAKNVVLGRLTMHRDGYGFVIPEEEKLRESIEGDIYIPPFAIGSAMHGDRVRVKLAERRTPGRAEGRILGVVGRAHPTVVGTFHYGSRYNYVTPIDEKITQEIVIPAGLERPKKQFTAEGAETAEKGQKKPRSATPHRVLGTEARQRTEFEDLEGVVVDVEITDWPAATQHARGRVVEVLGYEDDFGVDVEIIIRKYHLPHRFPAGVMEEAQSFEDVHPASELRRRRDYRDLPIVTIDGETARDFDDAVFVRRLANGRFELQVHIADVAHYVRAGSELDAEARLRGTSVYFPDRAVPMLPVELSTDLCSLRPRVERLVLSCVMEIDRAGDVAGYDLHEGVIRSTERMTYTDVNLLLEGDVGLRRRYAPLVETFETMRELAMILNRKRVRRGAIDFDLPEPVIEFDEFGLMRAILKSERNIAHRIIEEFMLAANECVAGYLETHGVPSLYRIHEKPDAKKVYEFETIAATFGHSLGVGPLPIQRVEMRGERRARHGTGQRPRAIELPREVHVTPRMYQKLTERIAGKPEERILSYLMLRSLKQARYSEENLGHFALASTTYTHFTSPIRRYPDLIVHRILKEVLQRDGRTRHERPPISEEVLREIAEESSQSERRADDAERELMEWKKIKFMQERIGEEFEALVVSVTRWGLFVELMDLFVEGLVPIATLTGDRYTFRENTRQIIGERTRKKYSLGDRVRVLLDRVDRFQRKLQFAVIEG, from the coding sequence ATGATTTCCGACGCCGCACTGCTGCGCCACATCGAGCGGCAACCCAAGCGCACCGCTACTCTCAAGCAACTGCTGCGCGAACTGGGCGTCCGCGGAGAAGAACGGCGCGAGTTCCGCGCGTTGCTGGACAAGCTGGTCCGGCGCGGCGAGCTCACCCAGGTCGGGAGCGAACGCTACGCGCTGCCGGCCGCGGCGAAGAACGTTGTTCTGGGACGGCTCACCATGCACCGCGACGGCTACGGCTTTGTCATCCCGGAAGAGGAGAAGCTGCGCGAGTCCATCGAGGGCGACATCTACATTCCCCCGTTTGCCATTGGTTCGGCCATGCACGGAGACCGCGTGCGCGTGAAGCTTGCCGAACGCAGAACGCCGGGACGCGCCGAAGGACGGATCCTGGGCGTGGTGGGGCGCGCACATCCCACCGTAGTGGGAACGTTCCATTACGGCTCGCGCTACAACTACGTGACGCCTATCGACGAAAAGATCACGCAGGAGATCGTGATTCCAGCCGGCCTGGAACGTCCGAAAAAGCAGTTCACCGCCGAGGGCGCCGAGACCGCCGAGAAAGGTCAAAAAAAGCCAAGGTCGGCAACGCCGCACCGTGTGCTCGGGACGGAAGCGCGTCAGCGCACGGAGTTCGAAGACCTTGAGGGCGTGGTGGTGGACGTGGAGATCACGGACTGGCCCGCGGCGACGCAACACGCGCGCGGGCGGGTGGTCGAGGTGCTGGGCTATGAAGACGACTTCGGCGTGGACGTAGAGATCATCATCCGCAAGTACCACCTGCCGCATCGTTTCCCGGCCGGGGTGATGGAGGAAGCGCAGTCGTTCGAGGACGTGCACCCGGCAAGCGAGCTGCGCCGGCGCCGCGACTACCGCGACCTGCCCATCGTGACCATCGACGGAGAGACGGCGCGCGACTTCGATGACGCGGTGTTCGTCCGGCGGCTGGCCAACGGCCGCTTCGAGCTGCAGGTGCACATCGCCGACGTAGCGCACTACGTGCGTGCCGGGTCGGAGCTGGACGCGGAGGCGCGCCTGCGCGGCACGTCCGTGTATTTCCCCGATCGCGCCGTGCCCATGTTGCCGGTGGAGCTTTCCACCGACCTATGCAGCCTGCGCCCGCGCGTGGAGCGCCTGGTGCTGAGCTGCGTGATGGAGATCGACCGCGCCGGCGACGTCGCCGGCTACGACTTGCATGAAGGCGTCATCCGCTCCACCGAGCGCATGACCTACACGGATGTCAACCTGCTGCTGGAGGGCGACGTGGGCCTGCGCCGCCGGTACGCTCCGCTGGTGGAGACCTTCGAGACCATGCGCGAGCTGGCGATGATCCTGAACCGCAAGCGGGTGCGCCGCGGCGCCATCGACTTCGACCTGCCCGAGCCGGTGATCGAGTTCGACGAGTTCGGGCTGATGCGCGCCATCCTGAAGTCGGAGCGCAACATCGCCCATCGCATCATCGAGGAATTCATGCTGGCCGCGAACGAATGCGTGGCCGGATACCTGGAAACGCACGGCGTGCCCTCGCTCTACCGCATCCACGAGAAGCCGGACGCGAAAAAAGTCTACGAGTTCGAGACTATCGCCGCCACCTTTGGGCATTCGCTCGGTGTCGGCCCCCTGCCCATTCAGCGCGTGGAGATGCGCGGGGAACGGCGGGCGCGGCATGGCACCGGGCAGAGACCGCGCGCCATCGAACTTCCACGCGAGGTACACGTGACGCCGCGGATGTACCAGAAGCTGACGGAGCGCATCGCCGGCAAGCCCGAGGAGCGCATCCTGTCGTACCTTATGCTGCGCTCGCTGAAGCAGGCGCGCTACTCCGAAGAGAACCTCGGACACTTCGCGCTGGCCTCGACGACCTACACGCACTTCACCTCGCCCATCCGGCGCTATCCGGACTTGATCGTCCACCGCATCCTGAAGGAAGTGCTCCAACGGGACGGCAGGACGCGCCACGAGCGTCCGCCGATCTCCGAAGAGGTGCTGCGGGAGATTGCGGAGGAATCCAGCCAATCCGAGCGCCGCGCCGACGACGCCGAGCGCGAGCTGATGGAGTGGAAGAAGATCAAGTTCATGCAGGAGCGCATCGGGGAGGAGTTCGAGGCGCTGGTCGTCAGCGTCACGCGCTGGGGTCTCTTCGTCGAGTTGATGGACCTGTTCGTCGAAGGCCTGGTGCCCATCGCTACTCTCACCGGCGACCGCTATACCTTCCGCGAAAACACGCGCCAGATCATCGGCGAACGCACCCGGAAGAAATACTCGCTGGGCGACCGCGTGCGCGTGCTGCTGGACCGCGTGGACCGCTTCCAGCGCAAGCTGCAGTTCGCAGTCATCGAAGGCTAG
- a CDS encoding metal-sulfur cluster assembly factor yields the protein MPTQDDILDRLRLCYDPEIPLNIVDLGLIYSVEVSDAGEVEVQMTLTAQGCPSHTEISRDVRQTLLSTPGVTNAKVNVVWDPPWTPHRISPEGRRKLGIDDEQLEAISTGM from the coding sequence ATGCCGACTCAAGACGACATCCTGGACCGGCTCCGGTTGTGCTACGACCCGGAGATCCCGCTGAATATCGTGGACCTGGGCTTGATTTACAGCGTGGAGGTGAGCGATGCGGGCGAGGTCGAGGTGCAGATGACGCTGACGGCGCAGGGCTGCCCGTCGCACACCGAGATCAGCCGCGATGTCCGCCAGACGCTGCTTTCCACCCCCGGCGTCACCAACGCCAAGGTCAACGTAGTGTGGGACCCGCCCTGGACACCGCATCGCATCAGCCCCGAAGGCCGCCGCAAGCTGGGCATCGACGACGAGCAGCTCGAAGCCATCAGTACGGGGATGTGA
- a CDS encoding PilZ domain-containing protein, whose product MSVQRRLPRHVLWDTLAYVNLNRSNGGIILNLNENGMAVQAAAPVCVQAPIHVNFQLPGTRTFVDAAGEVCWASASQAGIQFVGLAEPERRKLKEALFDSLLTRCAAAHGVAADARPRVGPANAAADTRQPAVTPEAEPMSQAEPGARPTAHAASRQPTLSRRRESFVLLAGTALFAAAFLLTAEVPAEAGMTLLAGMDIPCVLLAVLHQLVDLQERQ is encoded by the coding sequence ATGTCCGTGCAGCGCCGATTGCCGCGCCACGTTCTGTGGGACACGCTGGCCTACGTCAATTTGAACCGCTCGAACGGCGGCATCATCCTCAACCTGAATGAGAACGGGATGGCGGTGCAGGCGGCGGCGCCGGTTTGCGTCCAGGCTCCTATCCACGTGAACTTCCAGTTGCCGGGAACGCGCACGTTCGTCGACGCGGCCGGCGAGGTGTGCTGGGCGAGTGCCAGCCAGGCCGGCATACAGTTCGTCGGGCTGGCGGAGCCGGAGCGCCGCAAGCTGAAGGAGGCGTTGTTCGACAGCCTGCTGACGCGTTGCGCAGCGGCGCACGGTGTGGCCGCCGACGCAAGACCTCGCGTGGGACCGGCGAACGCAGCCGCCGATACGCGGCAGCCCGCTGTGACGCCGGAGGCGGAACCAATGAGTCAGGCAGAACCAGGCGCGCGGCCCACCGCCCATGCTGCATCCCGCCAGCCCACGCTGAGCCGCCGGCGCGAGTCTTTTGTGCTGCTTGCCGGGACGGCGCTGTTCGCGGCCGCGTTCCTGCTCACCGCCGAAGTTCCCGCCGAAGCCGGCATGACGCTGCTGGCGGGCATGGACATTCCCTGCGTCCTGCTGGCAGTGCTGCATCAGTTAGTGGACCTGCAGGAGCGCCAGTAG
- a CDS encoding DUF2752 domain-containing protein, translating into MSAAESPLLQVEGSPSDGRTSFLPSAADVYRLMFSPLGLVVAPAMLAVAAVLPPNGLGIPLCLFRILSGLPCPGCGMTRALSSLLHGDGAAAFLYHPFVFAVFPALALISVHGLLPVRMRQRLRRTFEEHEARLRPLYEGLVYAFLAFGLIRMVVVWLTGSSAI; encoded by the coding sequence ATGTCCGCGGCCGAGAGTCCGTTGCTGCAGGTCGAGGGCAGCCCATCCGACGGGCGCACGTCCTTCCTGCCGTCTGCCGCCGATGTCTATCGCCTGATGTTCAGCCCCTTGGGGTTGGTCGTGGCTCCGGCGATGCTGGCCGTGGCAGCCGTGCTTCCGCCGAATGGCTTGGGCATTCCCTTGTGCCTGTTCCGCATCCTTTCCGGCCTGCCGTGCCCGGGATGCGGCATGACGCGGGCGCTTTCCTCGTTGCTGCACGGAGACGGGGCCGCAGCCTTCCTCTACCACCCCTTCGTTTTCGCGGTATTTCCGGCGCTGGCCCTCATCTCCGTGCACGGATTGTTGCCGGTCAGGATGCGGCAGCGTTTGCGGCGCACGTTCGAGGAGCATGAAGCGCGCCTGCGGCCCCTTTATGAGGGTCTGGTGTATGCCTTTTTGGCCTTCGGGCTCATTCGTATGGTGGTGGTCTGGCTCACAGGCTCTTCTGCAATCTAG
- a CDS encoding acetyl ornithine aminotransferase family protein has protein sequence MTTKTLTPAGPRVKTALPGPNAKRILEGDARFLSPSYTRSYPLVAKRGRGTVIEDVDGNEFLDFSSGIAVVSTGHCHPEVVAAIQKQAAELIHMSGTDFYYENMVMLAERLSAIAPMRGPHRVYYGNSGTEAVEAAIKLARYHTRRQHIIAFFGAFHGRTMGSLALTSSKPQQRRRFAPLMPGVTHVPYPNLYRRPAGSDAAEYARDCARFIEQKLFKTILPPEEVAAIFVEPIQGEGGYVVAPTEFLQELRRICDEHGILLVADEVQSGCGRTGKWWAIQHAGVEPDIVCSAKGIASGMPLGVTLTRAEMMDWVPGSHASTFGGNPVCIAAALATLDIIEREAMKNAADVGGHILDRISDWPRKHPMVGDVRGRGLMIGVEIVANQKSKVPAGKQRDRIVELAFERGVLFLGAGETALRIAPPLVVTREQADAALDALEESIVVVEKEAGK, from the coding sequence ATGACCACGAAGACCCTGACGCCGGCCGGACCCCGAGTCAAGACCGCCCTCCCCGGCCCCAATGCCAAGCGCATTCTCGAGGGCGACGCACGATTTCTCTCTCCGTCCTACACCCGTTCCTACCCGCTGGTGGCGAAGCGCGGGCGGGGCACGGTGATCGAAGATGTGGACGGCAACGAGTTCCTGGATTTCTCCTCGGGCATCGCGGTGGTTTCCACGGGTCACTGCCATCCGGAAGTGGTCGCGGCCATTCAGAAGCAGGCGGCCGAGCTGATCCACATGTCGGGAACCGACTTCTACTACGAGAACATGGTCATGCTGGCGGAGCGGCTTTCCGCGATCGCGCCCATGCGCGGCCCGCACCGCGTCTATTACGGGAACTCGGGGACGGAAGCCGTGGAGGCGGCCATCAAACTGGCGCGGTACCACACCCGGCGGCAGCACATCATCGCGTTCTTCGGGGCCTTCCATGGGCGGACCATGGGCTCCTTGGCGCTGACCTCGTCGAAGCCGCAGCAGCGGCGCCGGTTCGCGCCCCTGATGCCGGGCGTGACCCACGTCCCGTATCCCAACCTCTACCGGCGTCCGGCCGGTAGCGACGCGGCGGAGTACGCGCGCGATTGCGCCCGCTTCATCGAGCAGAAACTGTTCAAGACCATTCTGCCGCCGGAGGAAGTGGCGGCCATCTTCGTCGAGCCCATCCAGGGCGAGGGCGGATACGTGGTGGCGCCGACGGAGTTCCTCCAGGAGTTGCGGCGCATCTGCGATGAGCACGGCATCCTGCTGGTGGCGGATGAAGTGCAGTCCGGCTGCGGCCGCACCGGCAAGTGGTGGGCCATCCAGCACGCCGGCGTCGAGCCGGACATCGTGTGCAGCGCCAAGGGGATCGCCAGCGGCATGCCGCTGGGCGTCACCCTGACGCGCGCGGAGATGATGGACTGGGTGCCCGGCTCACACGCCTCCACGTTCGGCGGCAATCCGGTGTGCATCGCGGCTGCTCTGGCAACGCTCGACATCATCGAGCGTGAGGCGATGAAGAACGCGGCCGACGTGGGCGGGCACATCCTCGATCGCATCTCGGACTGGCCCCGGAAGCACCCCATGGTCGGCGACGTGCGCGGGCGCGGCTTGATGATCGGCGTCGAGATCGTGGCGAACCAGAAGAGCAAGGTCCCGGCGGGCAAGCAGCGCGACCGCATCGTCGAGTTGGCCTTCGAACGCGGCGTGCTCTTCCTGGGCGCAGGCGAGACGGCGCTGCGCATCGCGCCGCCGCTGGTCGTCACCCGCGAGCAGGCCGACGCGGCGTTGGACGCCCTGGAAGAGTCGATCGTGGTCGTGGAAAAGGAAGCGGGAAAGTAG
- a CDS encoding YraN family protein, translating into MSGRLTRLAVRTLDGVARLVLRPPSGEAAHMATGRRGEEEAYFYLRQHGYVMVAQNFRSPRRKGEIDLIGWDGDVLCFIEVKTRSTRAVAPAEAAVDVEKQQELIAMAHEYLRRVEGQPGCRFDIASIYLEEGRPVDITLFKNAFPMA; encoded by the coding sequence ATGTCCGGACGGCTGACGCGCCTGGCCGTGCGCACCTTGGATGGTGTGGCGCGGCTGGTCTTGCGGCCGCCCTCGGGCGAAGCCGCGCACATGGCCACCGGACGCCGGGGCGAGGAAGAAGCCTACTTCTACCTGCGGCAGCACGGATACGTGATGGTGGCGCAGAACTTCCGTTCGCCCCGTCGCAAGGGCGAGATCGACCTGATCGGCTGGGACGGCGACGTGCTCTGCTTCATCGAAGTGAAGACGAGGAGCACGCGCGCGGTGGCGCCGGCCGAGGCCGCCGTCGACGTCGAGAAGCAGCAGGAGCTGATCGCCATGGCGCACGAGTACCTGCGACGGGTGGAAGGGCAGCCGGGCTGCCGTTTCGACATCGCGAGCATCTATCTGGAAGAGGGCCGGCCTGTGGATATTACGCTGTTCAAGAATGCCTTTCCGATGGCGTAG